A single genomic interval of Oryctolagus cuniculus chromosome 19, mOryCun1.1, whole genome shotgun sequence harbors:
- the LOC100343106 gene encoding RB-associated KRAB zinc finger protein isoform X1, translating into MHLSPSPASHLGAIAGAGVVQGRGRGLHAGGVAAAGAGAEADVPGGDAGELQPPRGRGDISKPRVIVKLEQGEEPWVPEGELPCRSRAEEAWKAGAPAERVRAAGGARSARLPREAENAAGGAPGGSSDPAPSSVAGRERVSCGEDFTSASELISSDGRYAGARSGACEGRESACAGGGAPWAASAPEDDRVLQAAGLLEKPFEYLGALDGDAVFLTHGRACAVEKVGAWGGAGAGADLLGVRGFGAFPRAPAEGKPFECAECGKSFCKKSKFIIHQRAHTGEKPYACGVCGKRFSQKGTLTVHRRSHLQEKPYKCAECGRTFCQKLHLTQHLRTHSGEKPYACSQCGRTFCQKTHLTLHLRNHSGERPYPCGECGKSFSRRSALSDHQRTHTGEKLYQCEQCGKAYYRKSTLITHQRTHTGEKPYTCSECGKRFSRVSYLTIHYRSHLEEKPYACAECGKTFNLSSAFLRHQKLHAEGRAPECGACGRPCSEPACGGALRGARVEEKPYGCRECGKSFSHNSSLFRHQRVHTGEKPFECHQCGKFFSQKSYLTIHHRIHSGEKPYACSACGKVFSRMSNLTVHYRSHSGEKPYECSACGKVFSQKSYLTVHYRTHSGEKPYACGECGKRFHHRSAFNSHRRIHGRGSASGLAAGGL; encoded by the exons ATGCACCTCTCCCCATCCCCCGCTTCCCACCTCGGTGCCATTGCAGGGGCCGGTGTCGTTCAAGGACGTGGCCGTGGGCTTCACGCAGGAGGAGTGGCGGCAGCTGGAGCCGGCGCAGAGGCGGACGTACCGGGAGGTGATGCTGGAGAACTACAGCCACCTCGTGGCC GCGGTGACATCTCCAAACCACGCGTGATCGTGAAgttggagcagggggaggagccgTGGGTGCCGGAAGGCGAGCTGCCGTGTCGGAGCCGTGCTG aagaGGCCTGGAAGGCTGGTGCCCCGGCAGAGAGAGTCCGAGCGGCGGGGGGCGCCCGCAGCGCGCGGCTGCCCAGAGAGGCGGAGAACGCGGCTGGCGGGGCTCCCGGCGGAAGCAGCGACCCGGCCCCCTCGAGTGTGGCGGGCCGCGAGCGTGTCTCCTGCGGAGAGGACTTCACGTCTGCTTCGGAATTAATCAGCAGTGATGGCCGCTATGCGGGAGCGCGCTCGGGCGCATGCGAGGGCCGTGAGAGTGCATGTGCCGGCGGCGGCGCGCCCTGGGCCGCCAGTGCGCCCGAGGACGACCGCGTCCTGCAGGCAGCTGGCCTCTTGGAGAAGCCCTTCGAGTACTTGGGAGCCCTGGACGGTGACGCCGTGTTCCTGACGCACGGGAGGGCGTGCGCGGTGGAGAAGGTGGGCGCGTGGGGCGGCGCCGGCGCCGGCGCGGACCTGCTCGGCGTGCGCGGCTTCGGCGCGTTCCCGCGGGCGCCGGCAGAGGGGAAGCCCTTCGAGTGCGCCGAGTGCGGGAAGTCCTTCTGCAAGAAGTCCAAGTTCATCATCCACCAGCGGGCGCACACGGGCGAGAAGCCGTACGCGTGCGGCGTGTGCGGCAAGCGCTTCAGCCAGAAGGGCACGCTCACGGTGCACCGCCGGTCGCACCTGCAGGAGAAGCCCTACAAGTGCGCGGAGTGCGGCAGGACCTTCTGCCAGAAGCTGCACCTCACGCAGCACCTGCGCACGCACTCAGGGGAGAAGCCCTACGCCTGCAGCCAGTGCGGCAGGACCTTCTGCCAGAAGACGCACCTCACGCTGCACCTGCGCAACCACTCGGGGGAGCGGCCCTACCCGTGCGGCGAGTGCGGCAAGTCCTTCTCCCGCAGGTCGGCGCTCAGCGACCACCAGCGCACGCACACGGGCGAGAAGCTGTACCAGTGCGAGCAGTGCGGCAAGGCCTACTACCGCAAGTCCACGCTCATCACGCACCAGCGCACGCACACGGGCGAGAAGCCGTACACGTGCAGCGAGTGCGGCAAGCGCTTCTCGCGCGTGTCCTACCTCACCATCCACTACCGCAGCCACCTGGAGGAGAAGCCGTACGCGTGCGCCGAGTGCGGCAAGACCTTCAACCTGAGCTCGGCCTTCCTCAGGCACCAGAAGCTGCACGCCGAGGGCCGGGCGCCCGAGTGCGGCGCGTGCGGGCGGCCCTGCTCCGAGCCGGCGTGCGGCGGCGCGCTCCGCGGGGCGCGCGTGGAGGAGAAGCCGTACGGGTGCCGCGAGTGCGGCAAGAGCTTCTCGCACAACTCCTCGCTCTTCCGGCACCAGCGCGTGCACACGGGCGAGAAGCCCTTCGAGTGCCACCAGTGCGGCAAGTTCTTCTCGCAGAAGTCCTACCTCACCATCCACCACCGCATCCACTCGGGCGAGAAGCCGTACGCGTGCAGCGCCTGCGGCAAGGTCTTCTCTCGCATGTCCAACCTCACGGTGCACTACCGCAGCCACTCGGGCGAGAAGCCGTACGAGTGCAGCGCGTGCGGCAAGGTCTTCTCGCAGAAGTCCTACCTCACCGTGCACTACCGCACGCACTCGGGCGAGAAGCCCTACGCGTGCGGCGAGTGCGGGAAGCGGTTCCACCACCGCTCTGCCTTCAACAGCCATCGGCGGATCCACGGGCGCGGGAGTGCGAGCGGGCTTGCCGCGGGAGGCCTGTGA
- the LOC100343106 gene encoding RB-associated KRAB zinc finger protein isoform X2, with product MNTAQGPVSFKDVAVGFTQEEWRQLEPAQRRTYREVMLENYSHLVAVGGDISKPRVIVKLEQGEEPWVPEGELPCRSRAEEAWKAGAPAERVRAAGGARSARLPREAENAAGGAPGGSSDPAPSSVAGRERVSCGEDFTSASELISSDGRYAGARSGACEGRESACAGGGAPWAASAPEDDRVLQAAGLLEKPFEYLGALDGDAVFLTHGRACAVEKVGAWGGAGAGADLLGVRGFGAFPRAPAEGKPFECAECGKSFCKKSKFIIHQRAHTGEKPYACGVCGKRFSQKGTLTVHRRSHLQEKPYKCAECGRTFCQKLHLTQHLRTHSGEKPYACSQCGRTFCQKTHLTLHLRNHSGERPYPCGECGKSFSRRSALSDHQRTHTGEKLYQCEQCGKAYYRKSTLITHQRTHTGEKPYTCSECGKRFSRVSYLTIHYRSHLEEKPYACAECGKTFNLSSAFLRHQKLHAEGRAPECGACGRPCSEPACGGALRGARVEEKPYGCRECGKSFSHNSSLFRHQRVHTGEKPFECHQCGKFFSQKSYLTIHHRIHSGEKPYACSACGKVFSRMSNLTVHYRSHSGEKPYECSACGKVFSQKSYLTVHYRTHSGEKPYACGECGKRFHHRSAFNSHRRIHGRGSASGLAAGGL from the exons ATGAACACGGCGCAG GGGCCGGTGTCGTTCAAGGACGTGGCCGTGGGCTTCACGCAGGAGGAGTGGCGGCAGCTGGAGCCGGCGCAGAGGCGGACGTACCGGGAGGTGATGCTGGAGAACTACAGCCACCTCGTGGCCGTGG GCGGTGACATCTCCAAACCACGCGTGATCGTGAAgttggagcagggggaggagccgTGGGTGCCGGAAGGCGAGCTGCCGTGTCGGAGCCGTGCTG aagaGGCCTGGAAGGCTGGTGCCCCGGCAGAGAGAGTCCGAGCGGCGGGGGGCGCCCGCAGCGCGCGGCTGCCCAGAGAGGCGGAGAACGCGGCTGGCGGGGCTCCCGGCGGAAGCAGCGACCCGGCCCCCTCGAGTGTGGCGGGCCGCGAGCGTGTCTCCTGCGGAGAGGACTTCACGTCTGCTTCGGAATTAATCAGCAGTGATGGCCGCTATGCGGGAGCGCGCTCGGGCGCATGCGAGGGCCGTGAGAGTGCATGTGCCGGCGGCGGCGCGCCCTGGGCCGCCAGTGCGCCCGAGGACGACCGCGTCCTGCAGGCAGCTGGCCTCTTGGAGAAGCCCTTCGAGTACTTGGGAGCCCTGGACGGTGACGCCGTGTTCCTGACGCACGGGAGGGCGTGCGCGGTGGAGAAGGTGGGCGCGTGGGGCGGCGCCGGCGCCGGCGCGGACCTGCTCGGCGTGCGCGGCTTCGGCGCGTTCCCGCGGGCGCCGGCAGAGGGGAAGCCCTTCGAGTGCGCCGAGTGCGGGAAGTCCTTCTGCAAGAAGTCCAAGTTCATCATCCACCAGCGGGCGCACACGGGCGAGAAGCCGTACGCGTGCGGCGTGTGCGGCAAGCGCTTCAGCCAGAAGGGCACGCTCACGGTGCACCGCCGGTCGCACCTGCAGGAGAAGCCCTACAAGTGCGCGGAGTGCGGCAGGACCTTCTGCCAGAAGCTGCACCTCACGCAGCACCTGCGCACGCACTCAGGGGAGAAGCCCTACGCCTGCAGCCAGTGCGGCAGGACCTTCTGCCAGAAGACGCACCTCACGCTGCACCTGCGCAACCACTCGGGGGAGCGGCCCTACCCGTGCGGCGAGTGCGGCAAGTCCTTCTCCCGCAGGTCGGCGCTCAGCGACCACCAGCGCACGCACACGGGCGAGAAGCTGTACCAGTGCGAGCAGTGCGGCAAGGCCTACTACCGCAAGTCCACGCTCATCACGCACCAGCGCACGCACACGGGCGAGAAGCCGTACACGTGCAGCGAGTGCGGCAAGCGCTTCTCGCGCGTGTCCTACCTCACCATCCACTACCGCAGCCACCTGGAGGAGAAGCCGTACGCGTGCGCCGAGTGCGGCAAGACCTTCAACCTGAGCTCGGCCTTCCTCAGGCACCAGAAGCTGCACGCCGAGGGCCGGGCGCCCGAGTGCGGCGCGTGCGGGCGGCCCTGCTCCGAGCCGGCGTGCGGCGGCGCGCTCCGCGGGGCGCGCGTGGAGGAGAAGCCGTACGGGTGCCGCGAGTGCGGCAAGAGCTTCTCGCACAACTCCTCGCTCTTCCGGCACCAGCGCGTGCACACGGGCGAGAAGCCCTTCGAGTGCCACCAGTGCGGCAAGTTCTTCTCGCAGAAGTCCTACCTCACCATCCACCACCGCATCCACTCGGGCGAGAAGCCGTACGCGTGCAGCGCCTGCGGCAAGGTCTTCTCTCGCATGTCCAACCTCACGGTGCACTACCGCAGCCACTCGGGCGAGAAGCCGTACGAGTGCAGCGCGTGCGGCAAGGTCTTCTCGCAGAAGTCCTACCTCACCGTGCACTACCGCACGCACTCGGGCGAGAAGCCCTACGCGTGCGGCGAGTGCGGGAAGCGGTTCCACCACCGCTCTGCCTTCAACAGCCATCGGCGGATCCACGGGCGCGGGAGTGCGAGCGGGCTTGCCGCGGGAGGCCTGTGA